One genomic window of Sodaliphilus pleomorphus includes the following:
- a CDS encoding nucleotidyltransferase, protein MKPTLFVLAAGMGSRYGGLKQLDGLGPHGETIMDYSIYDAIHAGFGKVVFVIRKDFEDDFRSKILSKYEGHIPVEVVFQSTQDLPEGFTCPAGRTKPWGTNHALLMGRNVIKEPFAIINSDDYYGRNSFEVMAQELSNLPEGSKHNYSMLGFKVGNTMSESGSVSRGVCETVDGYLTGIVERTSIAYDENHNIFFDDEQGHSVQLAPDTPVSMNFWGFTPDYFDYSEQAFVEFLKAHINEPKSEFFIPTVVNRLISEKKVRVKVLKTDSKWFGVTYSADRQGVVDKFAALHDSGFYPDSMF, encoded by the coding sequence ATGAAACCTACACTGTTTGTGCTTGCCGCTGGCATGGGTAGCCGCTATGGCGGCTTGAAGCAACTTGATGGCCTGGGACCTCACGGCGAGACGATTATGGACTATTCGATTTATGATGCTATCCACGCAGGCTTTGGCAAGGTCGTGTTTGTGATTCGCAAAGATTTTGAGGACGACTTCCGCAGCAAGATTTTGTCGAAGTATGAAGGGCACATCCCTGTCGAGGTGGTGTTCCAGTCTACACAGGACCTGCCCGAGGGCTTCACCTGCCCGGCCGGACGCACCAAGCCTTGGGGCACCAATCATGCACTCTTGATGGGCCGCAACGTCATCAAGGAGCCTTTTGCCATCATCAATAGCGACGACTACTATGGTCGCAACAGCTTTGAAGTGATGGCCCAGGAGCTGAGCAACCTGCCCGAGGGCTCCAAGCACAACTACTCGATGCTCGGTTTCAAGGTGGGCAACACCATGAGCGAGAGCGGTTCGGTGAGCCGTGGCGTGTGCGAGACCGTCGACGGCTATCTCACTGGCATTGTCGAGCGCACCAGCATTGCCTACGACGAGAACCACAACATCTTCTTCGACGACGAGCAGGGCCACAGTGTGCAGCTTGCCCCCGACACGCCCGTGTCGATGAACTTCTGGGGCTTCACACCCGACTATTTCGACTACAGCGAGCAGGCCTTTGTCGAGTTTCTGAAGGCTCACATCAACGAGCCCAAGTCGGAGTTCTTCATCCCTACTGTGGTCAATCGCCTCATAAGCGAGAAAAAGGTTCGGGTGAAGGTGCTCAAGACCGATTCCAAGTGGTTTGGCGTCACCTATAGTGCTGATCGCCAGGGCGTGGTCGACAAGTTTGCCGCCTTGCACGACAGCGGTTTTTATCCCGACAGCATGTTCTAA
- a CDS encoding DUF1015 domain-containing protein, with amino-acid sequence MAKVKPFKGLRPPKQLVDQVASKPYDVLSSEEARKEAEGNEKSLYHIIKPEIDFAPGTAEDDPAVYSRAVENFKKFQDMGWLVQDPKEEYYIYAQTMDGRTQYGIVVAASVNDYLTGRIKKHELTRREKEVDRMHHIEVTNANIEPVFLAFPDNEVLGKVIADTARTEPEYDFVSEDGIGHRLWVISDDNIIKTITQAFASIPYLYIADGHHRTAAAAHVGEEKAKADPNHTGKEEYNYLLAVCFPQSHLKVMDYNRVVKDLNGLSEEQFLDKVREHFDVECKGTEIYRPAALHNFSLYLGGKWYSLTAKPGTYDDNDPIGVLDVKISSDYILRDILGIVDLRTDKRIDFVGGIRGLEELKRRVDSGEMKMALALYPVTMQQIINIADSGKIMPPKATWFEPKLRSGLIIHKLD; translated from the coding sequence ATGGCAAAAGTTAAACCTTTCAAGGGCTTGCGCCCTCCCAAGCAATTGGTCGATCAAGTAGCGTCTAAACCTTACGATGTGCTCTCGAGCGAGGAAGCTCGCAAGGAGGCCGAAGGCAACGAGAAGTCGCTGTATCACATCATCAAGCCCGAAATCGATTTTGCTCCTGGCACAGCCGAGGACGATCCTGCCGTCTACTCGCGTGCAGTGGAGAATTTCAAGAAGTTCCAAGACATGGGCTGGCTGGTGCAGGACCCCAAAGAGGAGTATTACATCTATGCTCAGACGATGGACGGCCGCACCCAGTATGGCATCGTGGTGGCTGCAAGTGTCAACGATTACTTGACGGGTCGCATCAAGAAGCATGAGCTCACACGGCGTGAGAAAGAGGTTGACCGCATGCACCACATCGAGGTGACCAACGCCAACATCGAGCCCGTATTCCTCGCATTCCCCGACAATGAGGTGCTGGGCAAGGTCATTGCCGACACGGCACGCACCGAGCCCGAATACGACTTCGTTTCAGAAGACGGCATTGGGCATCGCCTGTGGGTGATTTCCGACGACAACATCATCAAGACCATCACCCAGGCCTTTGCATCGATACCCTATCTCTACATTGCCGATGGCCACCATCGCACTGCCGCCGCAGCCCATGTGGGCGAGGAGAAGGCCAAGGCCGACCCTAACCACACAGGCAAGGAAGAATACAACTACCTGCTGGCTGTGTGCTTCCCCCAGTCGCACTTGAAGGTGATGGACTATAACCGTGTGGTGAAGGACTTGAACGGGCTCAGCGAGGAGCAATTCCTCGACAAGGTGAGAGAGCACTTCGACGTGGAGTGCAAGGGCACCGAGATCTATCGCCCGGCTGCGTTGCACAACTTCTCGCTCTACCTGGGCGGCAAGTGGTACTCGCTCACAGCCAAGCCTGGTACCTACGACGACAACGATCCCATAGGTGTGCTCGACGTGAAGATTTCGTCCGACTACATCTTGCGCGACATCCTGGGCATCGTCGACCTGCGCACCGACAAGCGCATCGACTTTGTGGGTGGCATTCGCGGCCTCGAGGAGCTCAAGCGTCGTGTCGACTCGGGCGAGATGAAGATGGCGCTTGCGCTCTATCCCGTCACCATGCAGCAGATCATCAACATTGCCGACTCGGGCAAGATCATGCCCCCCAAGGCCACGTGGTTTGAGCCCAAGTTGCGCTCGGGTCTCATTATCCACAAGCTTGACTGA
- a CDS encoding adenylosuccinate synthase, protein MSKVDVLLGLQWGDEGKGKVVDVLTPRYDIVARFQGGPNAGHTLEFEGHHYVLRSIPSGIFQHNQVNVIGNGVVLDPVLFMDEAKELEKSGVDITKVLKISKKAHLILPTHRLLDATYEKLKGESKIGTTGKGIGPTYTDKVSRDGLRIGDIFDNFKSKYEGAKARHMKLFKAINGEEPDVASAEKLWFAGIDYLKQFDLIDSEFYINHQLEAGKNVLCEGAQGSMLDVDFGSYPFVTSSNTICAGACSGLGVAPRKIGEVYGIFKAYCTRVGSGPFPTELFDETGNKIRHIGHEYGAVTGRERRCGWIDLVALRYTIMLNGVTQLIMMKSDVLDGFETVKACDAYEIDGKVTRDFPFSIAKDVKPVYTEMKGWNADMTKMTSASEFPQEFNDYVKFLEDRLGVPITIVSVGPDREQTIMLDK, encoded by the coding sequence ATGAGTAAAGTAGACGTTCTTTTAGGTTTGCAATGGGGAGATGAAGGCAAAGGCAAGGTTGTCGATGTCCTCACTCCGCGTTACGATATTGTAGCCCGCTTTCAAGGTGGCCCCAATGCCGGCCACACCTTGGAGTTTGAGGGGCATCATTATGTACTGCGGTCAATCCCCTCAGGCATTTTCCAGCACAACCAGGTGAACGTGATTGGCAACGGTGTTGTCCTCGACCCTGTGCTCTTTATGGATGAAGCCAAGGAGCTTGAGAAAAGTGGCGTCGACATCACTAAAGTTCTGAAAATTTCCAAAAAAGCTCATCTCATCTTGCCCACCCACAGGTTGCTCGATGCCACCTACGAGAAGCTGAAAGGTGAAAGCAAAATAGGAACAACGGGAAAAGGCATTGGCCCCACCTACACCGACAAGGTGAGCCGCGACGGTCTGCGCATAGGCGACATCTTCGACAACTTCAAGTCGAAGTATGAGGGTGCCAAGGCCCGCCACATGAAGCTCTTCAAGGCCATCAACGGCGAGGAGCCCGATGTGGCCAGTGCCGAGAAGCTGTGGTTTGCAGGCATCGACTACCTCAAGCAGTTTGACCTGATCGACAGCGAGTTCTACATCAACCACCAGTTGGAAGCTGGCAAGAATGTGTTGTGTGAGGGAGCTCAAGGCAGCATGCTCGACGTCGACTTTGGCTCCTATCCGTTTGTTACCAGCAGCAACACCATCTGCGCAGGTGCATGCAGCGGTCTGGGTGTGGCTCCCCGCAAGATAGGCGAGGTATATGGCATCTTCAAGGCCTATTGCACCCGTGTGGGCAGCGGTCCGTTCCCCACCGAGCTCTTCGACGAGACCGGCAACAAAATACGCCACATCGGTCACGAGTATGGCGCAGTCACCGGTCGCGAGCGTCGTTGCGGCTGGATCGACCTGGTGGCCCTGCGCTACACAATCATGCTCAACGGCGTGACGCAGCTCATCATGATGAAGAGCGATGTGCTCGACGGCTTTGAGACAGTGAAGGCTTGCGATGCCTATGAGATCGATGGCAAGGTGACCCGCGATTTCCCCTTCTCAATCGCCAAGGATGTGAAGCCCGTCTATACCGAGATGAAGGGCTGGAATGCCGACATGACCAAGATGACAAGTGCCAGCGAGTTCCCGCAGGAGTTCAACGACTACGTCAAGTTCCTTGAGGATCGCCTGGGCGTGCCCATTACAATCGTCTCGGTAGGTCCCGACCGGGAGCAGACGATCATGCTCGACAAGTGA
- a CDS encoding YraN family protein, producing the protein MAQHNTLGFEGEQAAAEFIIKQGWTVRERNWKMGNLEIDIVAETPGRLHIVEVKTRTHDDKFDPMKAVGPAKQRHLINAANGYINYYHLKMEIQYDVVIVVGQPGSFKIQFIPDAFYPRLRSYR; encoded by the coding sequence ATGGCACAACACAACACTTTAGGCTTCGAGGGCGAGCAAGCAGCCGCCGAGTTTATCATCAAGCAAGGATGGACCGTGAGAGAGCGCAACTGGAAAATGGGCAATCTCGAAATCGACATCGTGGCCGAAACACCAGGGCGACTACACATCGTGGAGGTGAAGACACGCACCCACGACGACAAGTTCGACCCCATGAAAGCCGTGGGGCCGGCCAAGCAGCGGCACCTCATCAACGCCGCCAACGGCTATATCAACTACTATCACCTGAAAATGGAAATACAATACGATGTCGTGATTGTGGTGGGCCAACCCGGCAGTTTCAAGATACAGTTCATCCCCGACGCTTTCTACCCCCGCCTGCGCTCCTACCGTTAG
- a CDS encoding Fur family transcriptional regulator produces the protein MLNNSAIIKKFNDFLEAGHYRKTPERFAILDRVLTFPRAFTIDDLALKLEADAYHVSRATVYNSVELLLKAGVLRRFHLDGMSMQYVRVNSTQCTHLICTVCGKVKNVKDPNLAAFMNARKYNAFTTSHYSLCVYGLCNACARKLKKSGRKKSQLNSKK, from the coding sequence ATGTTGAACAATAGTGCAATAATCAAGAAATTCAACGATTTTCTTGAGGCAGGGCATTATCGCAAGACTCCCGAGCGATTTGCAATACTCGACAGGGTGCTCACTTTCCCACGCGCCTTCACCATCGACGACCTTGCCCTCAAGCTCGAGGCCGATGCCTATCACGTGAGCCGTGCCACAGTCTACAACAGTGTCGAGCTCTTGCTCAAAGCCGGTGTGTTGCGGCGGTTTCATCTCGATGGCATGTCGATGCAGTATGTGCGCGTCAACAGCACGCAGTGCACTCACCTGATATGCACCGTGTGCGGGAAGGTGAAAAACGTGAAAGATCCCAACCTGGCGGCTTTCATGAATGCGCGCAAGTACAATGCGTTCACTACATCGCACTACTCATTGTGCGTGTATGGCCTGTGTAATGCTTGTGCCAGGAAGTTGAAAAAGTCGGGACGAAAGAAGAGTCAATTAAATTCAAAAAAATAA
- a CDS encoding energy transducer TonB has translation MKLEGRKLLRQAAILLAAMWALGTSAQVAGTAQGNDKAPQQQAKDSIIVAQDPPRFPGGTYGLMRYVASRLKYPESAVMQGIEGKVVVEFVVKSDGTIGDVRIKRSLTPECDYEALTVVKSLPTFTPGRENGKPVNTWYTLPITFKLPHR, from the coding sequence ATGAAACTCGAAGGAAGAAAACTATTGCGCCAAGCAGCAATATTGCTGGCGGCAATGTGGGCTCTGGGCACTTCGGCTCAAGTCGCAGGCACCGCCCAAGGCAACGACAAGGCCCCACAACAGCAAGCGAAAGACAGCATTATTGTGGCTCAAGATCCTCCCAGATTTCCAGGGGGCACATACGGGCTCATGCGCTATGTTGCCTCACGATTGAAGTACCCCGAGTCGGCCGTCATGCAGGGCATTGAGGGCAAAGTCGTCGTGGAATTTGTAGTCAAAAGCGACGGCACGATTGGAGATGTGAGAATCAAGCGCAGCCTCACCCCTGAATGCGACTATGAGGCCCTAACCGTGGTCAAAAGTCTGCCCACGTTCACTCCCGGCCGCGAAAACGGCAAGCCGGTAAACACATGGTACACCCTGCCCATCACGTTTAAGCTGCCCCACAGGTAA
- a CDS encoding NADP-dependent isocitrate dehydrogenase, whose product MEKIKMQTPLVEMDGDEMTRILWKMIKDELILPFVDLKTEYYDLGLPKRDATGDQITVEAAEATKKYGVAVKCATITPNAKRMDEYKLHQMWKSPNGTIRSILDGTVFRTPITIPSIKPVVKNWEQPITIARHAYGDVYKSVEMRVPEAGVAKLVFDGESGKHEEVVIHNFKGAGVLQGMHNLDKSITSFAHSCFKYALDTNKDLWFATKDTISKKYDGQFREIFEKVYEEHYKAEFEKRGLEYFYTLIDDAVARVVRSKGGYIWACKNYDGDVMSDMISTAFGSLAMMTSVLVSPDGNYEYEAAHGTVTRHYYKYLKGEETSTNPIATIFAWSGALRKRGEKDGIKELMNFADQLEGACFDTLNEGTATKDLVNLMEGITPKQVNSADFIAAIRSHLEQRLA is encoded by the coding sequence ATGGAAAAAATCAAAATGCAGACTCCTCTCGTTGAGATGGACGGCGACGAAATGACAAGAATATTGTGGAAGATGATCAAGGACGAGCTCATACTCCCCTTTGTCGACCTCAAGACCGAATACTACGACTTGGGCTTGCCCAAGCGCGACGCTACCGGCGACCAAATCACCGTGGAGGCTGCCGAGGCCACCAAGAAATATGGCGTGGCTGTGAAATGCGCCACCATCACCCCCAATGCCAAGCGCATGGACGAGTACAAGCTGCACCAGATGTGGAAGAGTCCCAATGGCACCATTCGTTCGATACTCGACGGCACGGTGTTCCGCACCCCCATCACGATACCCTCGATCAAGCCCGTGGTGAAAAACTGGGAGCAACCCATCACCATCGCCCGTCACGCCTATGGCGACGTGTACAAGAGCGTGGAGATGCGCGTGCCCGAGGCTGGCGTTGCCAAGCTGGTGTTCGACGGCGAGAGCGGCAAGCACGAGGAGGTAGTGATACACAACTTCAAGGGCGCAGGCGTGCTGCAAGGCATGCACAACCTCGACAAGAGCATCACCAGCTTTGCCCACAGCTGCTTCAAGTATGCTCTCGACACCAACAAGGACCTGTGGTTTGCCACCAAAGACACCATTTCGAAGAAATATGACGGCCAGTTCCGCGAGATCTTTGAGAAGGTATATGAGGAGCACTACAAGGCCGAGTTTGAGAAGCGCGGTCTGGAATACTTCTATACCCTCATCGACGATGCAGTGGCCCGCGTGGTGCGCAGCAAGGGCGGCTACATATGGGCTTGCAAGAACTACGACGGCGACGTGATGAGCGACATGATATCGACAGCCTTCGGCTCGCTGGCCATGATGACGAGTGTGCTCGTGAGCCCCGACGGCAACTACGAGTATGAGGCAGCCCACGGCACCGTGACACGCCACTACTACAAGTATCTCAAGGGCGAGGAAACCTCGACCAACCCCATTGCCACAATATTTGCCTGGAGCGGCGCCCTGCGCAAGCGCGGCGAGAAAGACGGCATCAAGGAGTTGATGAACTTTGCCGACCAGCTTGAGGGCGCTTGCTTCGACACGCTCAACGAGGGCACTGCCACCAAGGACCTGGTGAACCTCATGGAAGGCATCACGCCCAAGCAGGTGAACAGCGCCGACTTCATCGCCGCTATTCGCTCGCATCTTGAGCAACGGCTTGCCTAA